A region from the candidate division WOR-3 bacterium genome encodes:
- a CDS encoding tetratricopeptide repeat protein, with amino-acid sequence MKEDLFDQAKLLMLSQNYKEAREILEKLYKENPSDPDIIYHLALLMEILNENEEAINLYKKLLEIIPEHKEAKERLQKLMED; translated from the coding sequence ATGAAAGAAGATCTTTTTGATCAAGCTAAGCTTTTAATGCTCTCGCAAAATTATAAAGAAGCAAGAGAAATTCTTGAAAAACTTTACAAAGAGAATCCATCTGATCCAGATATTATATACCATCTTGCTCTTTTAATGGAGATTCTCAATGAAAACGAAGAAGCTATAAACCTTTATAAAAAACTTTTAGAAATTATACCTGAGCATAAGGAAGCAAAGGAGAGACTTCAAAAATTGATGGAGGATTGA
- a CDS encoding TrkA family potassium uptake protein, whose translation MKREFCVIGIGRFGKLLVQNLSELGAKVVAVDKEEEKILSVQDFAFETYIMDTTNEKALATLDIKDFEAIIVTINNEIEASILTCLLLKERGVKRIIARARDELHAKILDKLGVTRIIFPEKEIAEKLAKNLYSPGLFEIIEVSDNYVLEERASLPEFSGKKLSELEFRTKYGVNIVAIKRKVPEVNEKGKTVLKEELIIGPGGDEELKEGDVLFVLGERKKVEDLFSK comes from the coding sequence ATGAAAAGAGAATTTTGCGTAATTGGTATTGGAAGGTTTGGAAAACTTCTTGTCCAAAACCTCTCAGAACTTGGTGCAAAGGTTGTGGCTGTTGATAAGGAAGAGGAAAAAATTCTTTCTGTTCAGGATTTTGCTTTTGAAACTTACATAATGGATACAACAAATGAAAAAGCACTTGCCACACTTGATATAAAAGATTTTGAAGCAATTATTGTTACAATTAATAATGAAATTGAAGCAAGCATTTTAACATGCCTCTTATTAAAGGAAAGGGGAGTAAAAAGAATAATAGCAAGAGCAAGGGATGAACTACATGCAAAAATTCTTGATAAATTAGGTGTTACAAGAATAATATTCCCTGAAAAGGAAATAGCTGAAAAACTTGCTAAAAACCTTTATTCGCCGGGTTTATTTGAAATTATAGAGGTTTCTGATAACTATGTTCTTGAAGAAAGAGCTTCACTTCCTGAATTTTCAGGAAAAAAACTCTCTGAGCTAGAATTTCGAACAAAATATGGCGTAAATATAGTGGCGATAAAAAGAAAAGTTCCAGAGGTTAATGAAAAAGGGAAAACTGTCTTGAAGGAAGAACTTATAATAGGCCCAGGAGGGGATGAGGAGTTAAAGGAAGGTGATGTGCTTTTTGTTTTAGGTGAAAGAAAAAAAGTTGAAGATTTATTTTCAAAATGA
- a CDS encoding ABC transporter substrate-binding protein, translating into MKKLFYILNIILALILIYIIQYPKIQQGKIVKAKIAFYPSPASFPVFVAKEKGFFEKEKVDAEIIKTSLPEVIDELKRGKVDIVVGYPPIDFFIRQKEEIENYKIIADVEDNEDFVYASLFGFGKLKEIKDIKNSLFYYPSQRMEGKFIGKKISENFGLNISNIFEYQTVFPQIIEGAALVYEPYRLFFLKRNIKVLVDDVFKEFFGEGSVIGSVLCSKVTLAYNRRAYERFKVIWDESVDYIKNNPDEAKNLYIAYCVQYLDADFLKEDLESYELKLPRYKKTGEVSDLSYLTIVRILKNSGFIFTEPDLASLFEVK; encoded by the coding sequence ATGAAAAAATTATTTTACATTTTAAACATTATTCTTGCTCTAATTCTGATTTACATAATACAGTATCCTAAAATACAGCAGGGTAAAATAGTAAAAGCAAAAATTGCTTTTTACCCTTCTCCTGCTAGTTTTCCGGTTTTTGTTGCAAAGGAAAAAGGATTTTTTGAAAAGGAAAAAGTGGATGCTGAAATTATAAAGACTTCTTTACCGGAAGTTATAGATGAATTAAAAAGGGGGAAGGTGGATATAGTTGTAGGTTACCCGCCTATTGATTTCTTTATAAGGCAAAAGGAGGAGATTGAAAACTATAAAATTATTGCGGATGTTGAAGATAATGAAGATTTTGTATATGCTTCCCTTTTTGGTTTTGGAAAATTGAAAGAAATTAAGGACATAAAGAATTCTTTATTTTATTATCCTTCACAGAGAATGGAGGGAAAGTTTATTGGGAAAAAAATTTCTGAAAACTTTGGTTTAAATATTAGTAATATCTTTGAATATCAAACAGTTTTTCCTCAGATTATAGAGGGTGCAGCTCTTGTTTACGAACCTTACAGGTTATTTTTCCTGAAAAGAAATATAAAAGTTTTAGTTGATGATGTTTTCAAGGAATTTTTTGGGGAGGGTTCAGTTATTGGAAGTGTTTTGTGTTCAAAGGTAACCCTTGCGTATAACAGGAGAGCATATGAGAGATTTAAAGTAATATGGGATGAATCTGTTGATTACATAAAAAATAATCCTGATGAGGCAAAGAATTTATATATTGCTTACTGTGTTCAATATCTTGATGCTGATTTCCTTAAAGAAGATTTAGAAAGCTATGAATTAAAACTTCCAAGATATAAAAAAACAGGAGAAGTTAGTGATTTAAGTTATTTAACAATTGTAAGAATTTTAAAAAATTCAGGATTTATTTTTACTGAGCCAGATTTAGCAAGTCTTTTTGAGGTAAAATGA
- the purN gene encoding phosphoribosylglycinamide formyltransferase, translated as MKILKIGALASGRGSNVEAILKNIKSGYLPCEMKIVISDNPDAPVLKIAREYGVKALYIYPGERKHTLDPEREEEYARVLKEESVELLILAGFMRILKGALLREFRNRIMNIHPSLLPAFKGLNAQKQALEYGVKVAGCTVHFVDETVDGGPIILQRCVPVLEDDTPEALAERILKEEHKIYSEAIKLYAEGRLKIEGRRVKIL; from the coding sequence ATGAAGATTTTAAAAATCGGAGCCCTTGCTTCAGGTAGGGGTTCCAATGTTGAGGCTATTTTGAAAAATATTAAATCTGGTTATCTTCCCTGTGAGATGAAAATAGTAATTTCTGATAATCCGGATGCACCTGTATTAAAAATTGCAAGGGAGTACGGTGTAAAGGCTTTATATATTTATCCTGGTGAAAGAAAACATACCCTTGATCCAGAGAGGGAAGAAGAGTATGCAAGGGTTTTAAAAGAAGAAAGTGTAGAACTTTTAATTCTTGCAGGATTTATGAGGATTTTAAAAGGGGCACTTTTAAGGGAGTTTAGAAATAGAATAATGAATATACATCCTTCCCTTCTTCCTGCATTTAAAGGTCTTAATGCGCAAAAACAGGCTCTCGAATACGGTGTTAAAGTTGCAGGCTGTACTGTCCATTTTGTGGATGAGACAGTTGATGGTGGTCCGATTATACTCCAGAGATGTGTTCCTGTGCTTGAGGATGATACACCTGAAGCCCTTGCTGAAAGAATTCTTAAGGAGGAACATAAGATTTATTCTGAAGCAATTAAGCTTTATGCAGAGGGAAGGTTGAAGATAGAGGGTAGAAGAGTTAAAATATTATAA
- the dnaE gene encoding DNA polymerase III subunit alpha: MSDFVHLHLHTEYSLLDGIIPIDKLLDKCVEERMPACAITDHGALFGVIEFYKKAKERGIKPIIGAELYITRSRKEKVVSPGYDPYNHITLIAKNLKGYKNLMKLSSIGYLEGFYYKPRIDREVLKNYSEGLFFLTGCIKGEIPQLILQGKIKEAEDLLKIYMEIFGKENCIIELMDLNMEENIIVNKVLYEFAKKYDLVYVATNDVHYLDKEDYEFHEAILALQTGKTLKDKERFRFKTKEVYFKSEKEMKQIFSYDERAVLNTRKVEEMIDIDLKLNENFYLPKIEIPHQFDSNFEYLKYLSYKGLEEIFKGDIKKKYIERLEKELSIIQKLNFEGYFLIIKDIVDFAKREGIPVGPGRGSAVSSLVLYSLGVTRIDPLKYDLLFERFLNPERISPPDVDIDFGDERRDEILSYIRKKYGEKNVSQIITFGRMKARQAIRDMGRVLGYEYSFVDKLARECIEGTLEESYSENPVFKRLVEENEDYRKIYEYAKKAEGLARHASVHAAGVVVAPSEITDYVPLYMDSKGTICSQYEMNSLEAVGLLKIDILGLRTLTVIEDTCKLLKNKGIEVDPYNLPLDDKKTFEILSRGKTQGVFQLESRGMRELLKRLKPDEFRDLIAILSLYRPGPIEAGATEEYVRRKKGLVPLSYPHEKLEKILKETFGLIVYQEQVMLIAHELAGFSFAKADILRKAMGKKKEELMSESIMREFVSGMVERGIPEDMAKDMVLKIHSFAKYAFNKSHSTGYALLSYITAYLKANYKTEFYASVLNSEINKIEKVSYFVQTAKRDGIEILPPCILNSDKFFKVEGENKIRYGLLGIKNVGVNACDHIIELRRQKPFTSFEDFVRRASSKKVTKKVIEALIKAGAFDIFDPDREKLMNIFENKLVKKSVPSLFTNKVEEIQEEKDALRVMEWEKEVLNMYFKNHPLEPYSEFVEILSTHSSIDIQEEEEIELRNVRMCGVLSKVESKINNDGKRNYYILHLEDFEGSFQVVIFDELKNKIEKYLDKLAPFYVEGDVFQGSSKIFAREIMPLKEAISKKLKGILIKLNLKELDEEKIKSLKEIVNKFKGKFDLYLSLDTGEKRRIYKSMVFKVSFKEEFFDEINELFGENRIESLVE, from the coding sequence ATGAGCGATTTTGTTCATTTACATCTTCATACGGAGTATTCCCTTCTTGACGGGATAATTCCTATTGATAAGCTTCTTGATAAGTGTGTTGAAGAAAGAATGCCTGCCTGTGCTATAACTGACCATGGTGCTTTATTTGGTGTTATAGAGTTTTATAAAAAAGCAAAAGAAAGGGGTATAAAACCAATAATAGGGGCTGAGCTTTATATAACAAGATCAAGAAAGGAAAAGGTGGTTTCCCCAGGTTATGATCCTTATAATCACATAACCTTAATTGCCAAAAATTTAAAGGGATATAAGAATTTAATGAAACTATCTTCAATAGGATATCTTGAAGGATTTTATTATAAGCCAAGAATTGATAGGGAGGTTCTTAAAAATTATTCTGAAGGACTTTTCTTTCTGACAGGTTGTATTAAAGGAGAGATACCACAGCTAATATTACAGGGTAAGATAAAAGAAGCAGAGGATCTTTTAAAAATATACATGGAAATATTCGGAAAAGAAAATTGTATTATTGAGCTTATGGATCTAAATATGGAGGAAAACATAATTGTAAATAAAGTCCTTTATGAATTTGCCAAAAAGTATGATCTTGTGTATGTTGCCACAAATGATGTTCATTATCTTGATAAAGAGGATTATGAATTTCATGAAGCAATTCTTGCTCTTCAAACAGGTAAGACATTGAAGGATAAGGAAAGATTCAGATTTAAAACAAAGGAAGTTTATTTTAAAAGTGAAAAGGAAATGAAGCAAATTTTCAGTTATGATGAAAGGGCAGTTTTAAATACAAGAAAAGTAGAAGAAATGATTGATATTGATTTGAAGCTCAACGAAAATTTTTATTTGCCAAAAATTGAAATACCACATCAGTTTGATAGTAATTTTGAATATTTAAAATATTTAAGTTATAAAGGGCTTGAAGAAATTTTTAAGGGTGATATAAAAAAGAAGTATATTGAAAGGTTAGAAAAGGAGCTTTCAATAATACAAAAATTAAACTTTGAAGGTTATTTCCTGATTATAAAGGACATAGTTGATTTCGCAAAAAGGGAAGGAATACCTGTTGGTCCTGGCAGGGGTTCAGCAGTTTCTTCACTTGTTCTTTATTCACTTGGTGTTACGAGGATTGACCCCTTGAAGTATGATCTTCTTTTTGAAAGATTTTTAAACCCTGAAAGAATATCTCCGCCTGATGTGGATATAGATTTTGGTGATGAAAGGAGAGATGAAATTTTATCCTATATAAGAAAAAAATACGGAGAAAAAAATGTATCCCAGATTATAACTTTTGGGAGAATGAAGGCAAGGCAGGCAATAAGGGATATGGGTAGAGTATTGGGTTATGAATATTCCTTTGTTGATAAACTTGCAAGAGAATGTATTGAGGGAACTTTAGAAGAATCATATTCGGAAAATCCGGTTTTTAAGAGACTTGTTGAGGAGAATGAAGATTACAGGAAGATATACGAGTATGCAAAAAAAGCAGAGGGACTTGCAAGACATGCCTCAGTTCATGCAGCAGGAGTTGTTGTTGCTCCATCTGAAATAACTGATTATGTGCCTCTTTATATGGATTCAAAAGGAACCATCTGTTCTCAGTATGAGATGAATTCTCTTGAAGCTGTTGGACTTTTAAAAATAGATATATTAGGACTAAGAACTTTAACTGTAATTGAAGATACATGTAAATTGTTAAAAAATAAGGGAATAGAGGTAGATCCTTACAATTTGCCTCTTGATGATAAAAAAACTTTTGAAATTCTATCAAGGGGTAAAACTCAGGGAGTTTTTCAGCTGGAATCAAGGGGGATGAGGGAACTTCTTAAAAGATTAAAACCGGATGAATTTAGGGATCTAATTGCAATTCTTTCCCTTTATAGACCCGGACCAATTGAGGCAGGAGCAACTGAAGAATATGTGAGGAGGAAAAAGGGACTTGTTCCTCTTAGTTATCCCCATGAAAAACTTGAGAAAATTTTAAAGGAGACCTTTGGTCTCATTGTATATCAGGAGCAAGTTATGCTTATAGCCCATGAGCTTGCAGGTTTTTCCTTTGCTAAAGCTGATATTTTGAGAAAGGCTATGGGTAAGAAAAAGGAAGAATTAATGAGTGAAAGTATAATGAGGGAATTTGTAAGTGGTATGGTAGAAAGAGGTATTCCTGAAGATATGGCAAAGGATATGGTTTTAAAGATACATTCCTTTGCAAAGTATGCTTTTAATAAGTCTCATTCAACAGGTTATGCACTTTTATCTTATATAACAGCATACCTCAAGGCAAATTATAAAACAGAATTTTATGCCTCTGTTTTAAACAGTGAAATAAATAAAATTGAGAAAGTTTCTTACTTTGTTCAAACTGCAAAGAGGGATGGTATAGAAATTTTACCTCCCTGTATTTTAAATTCAGATAAATTCTTTAAAGTTGAGGGGGAAAATAAAATAAGATATGGGCTTTTAGGGATTAAAAATGTAGGAGTAAATGCCTGTGATCATATTATAGAATTGAGACGACAGAAACCATTTACCTCTTTTGAGGATTTTGTTAGAAGGGCTTCGTCCAAAAAAGTTACCAAGAAAGTTATAGAAGCATTGATTAAAGCAGGGGCTTTTGATATTTTTGATCCAGATAGGGAAAAATTGATGAATATTTTTGAAAATAAACTTGTTAAAAAATCAGTTCCCTCACTTTTTACAAATAAAGTGGAGGAAATTCAGGAAGAAAAAGATGCTTTAAGAGTTATGGAGTGGGAAAAGGAGGTTTTAAATATGTATTTTAAAAACCACCCTCTTGAACCCTATTCAGAATTTGTAGAGATTCTTTCAACCCACTCATCAATTGATATACAGGAAGAGGAGGAGATAGAACTTAGAAATGTAAGAATGTGTGGGGTTTTGAGCAAAGTGGAATCAAAAATTAATAATGATGGGAAAAGAAATTATTATATTCTGCATCTTGAGGATTTTGAAGGTTCTTTTCAAGTTGTTATATTTGATGAATTGAAGAATAAAATTGAAAAATACCTTGATAAACTTGCTCCTTTTTATGTTGAAGGAGATGTTTTTCAGGGTTCTTCAAAAATATTTGCAAGAGAAATTATGCCTTTAAAGGAAGCGATTTCTAAAAAATTGAAGGGAATACTTATAAAATTAAATTTAAAAGAACTTGATGAAGAAAAAATTAAAAGTTTAAAGGAAATAGTAAATAAATTTAAGGGAAAATTTGATCTTTATTTATCCCTTGATACAGGAGAAAAAAGGAGAATTTATAAATCAATGGTTTTTAAAGTTTCTTTTAAGGAAGAGTTTTTTGATGAAATTAATGAACTATTTGGGGAAAATAGGATTGAAAGTCTTGTTGAATGA
- a CDS encoding PstS family phosphate ABC transporter substrate-binding protein, producing MKHYIKNSVIIALCAGVLFSQKIVRVDGSSTVFPITEAVAEEFQKVYKDIKVVVGISGTGGGFKKFLRNETDINDASRPIKEIEYEIAKKNGIEFIELPIAYDGLTVVVNPSNNFCNELKVSELKKLWEPAAQDKIKMWSQIRESFPEKEIHLYGPGVDSGTYDYFTEAVVGKEGASRGDYVASEDDNVLVQGVASDPLALGFFGYAYYEQNKDKLKAVAIDPEDGRGPVYPTIENIRRGKYFPLSRPIFIYVNVKSLEREEVKKFVEFYIKNAKKLVSEVGYIPLSDEAYELVLKRFKNRVKGTLFGGEGSKGGISLEELLKREIR from the coding sequence ATGAAACACTATATAAAAAACTCAGTAATAATAGCTTTATGTGCAGGAGTTCTATTCTCTCAAAAGATAGTTCGTGTAGATGGTTCATCAACAGTATTCCCTATAACAGAAGCTGTAGCAGAGGAATTTCAGAAAGTTTATAAGGATATAAAGGTGGTTGTGGGAATTTCAGGAACAGGTGGTGGTTTTAAAAAATTTTTAAGGAATGAAACAGATATAAATGATGCCTCAAGACCAATAAAGGAAATTGAATATGAAATTGCAAAAAAAAACGGTATAGAGTTTATTGAATTACCAATTGCCTACGATGGACTTACAGTTGTTGTTAATCCTTCAAACAATTTCTGCAATGAACTTAAAGTAAGTGAACTTAAGAAACTCTGGGAACCTGCTGCTCAGGACAAAATAAAAATGTGGTCACAAATAAGAGAGAGTTTTCCTGAAAAGGAAATTCACCTTTATGGTCCGGGTGTGGATTCAGGAACATACGATTATTTTACAGAGGCTGTTGTTGGAAAAGAAGGTGCTTCAAGGGGTGATTATGTTGCTTCTGAGGATGATAATGTTTTAGTTCAGGGTGTTGCAAGTGATCCACTTGCTCTTGGGTTCTTCGGTTATGCTTATTACGAGCAGAATAAAGATAAACTAAAGGCTGTGGCTATTGATCCTGAAGATGGTAGAGGACCTGTTTATCCCACAATTGAAAATATAAGAAGAGGTAAATACTTTCCCCTTTCAAGACCAATTTTTATATATGTAAATGTAAAATCCCTTGAAAGGGAAGAGGTTAAAAAGTTTGTTGAGTTTTATATTAAAAATGCAAAGAAACTTGTATCTGAAGTTGGCTATATTCCTCTTTCTGACGAAGCTTACGAACTTGTTTTAAAAAGATTTAAAAACAGAGTAAAAGGAACATTATTTGGAGGAGAAGGTTCAAAAGGGGGTATAAGTTTAGAGGAACTCCTTAAAAGAGAAATAAGATAA
- a CDS encoding M3 family metallopeptidase gives MIKEKFEKLLQEEIKNKENLESLLKEFYKITDEIYSIRNRTYVNWTGNTKNKEYEEKYKNFIEKIDPELKKYTFNFYKKIFDSGFIDEIENQVFKKIIEVEIRLHREENIELEKKEEELKMEYEKIISEFSFELEGKKLTLSEIESKLENKEREIREKAFFEMHFNIYKKREKFNKLMDELVKLRNKKAINADFKNYRDMCWIQLLRFDYRPEDTDEYREGVRKYIKPIYENYLEILKEKLKLKEIKPWDIFASIFQRDEIKLFKDEEELIKLALNVAERIDPFFKEVIEILYKNKRLDLMARENKSQGGYMVYIHEDKLPYIFMNASGKIDDFMTFMHELGHCVNYMLSRDIENPYIRMPVSEFAELISIAMEFFTLEELKNIIDENLYKDIFTKYYSLILKRLTHIGKIDGFQHFLYLNPDHSWEKRESYFIELDKKLSPSNVNWDSIEYLKNVTWYKQLHIFLYPFYYIDYGIALLSAIRLWKIYRENKKDAITRYKRGMSLGGTKTLKELFESTGIEFSLNERNILEVSEYLKELIEEIL, from the coding sequence ATGATAAAGGAAAAATTCGAAAAACTTCTTCAAGAAGAAATAAAAAATAAAGAAAATTTAGAAAGCCTTTTGAAGGAATTCTACAAAATTACTGATGAAATATACTCCATAAGAAATAGAACTTATGTAAACTGGACAGGGAATACTAAAAATAAGGAATATGAAGAAAAATATAAAAATTTTATTGAAAAAATTGATCCTGAATTAAAAAAATACACATTTAATTTTTATAAAAAAATTTTTGATTCAGGTTTTATTGATGAAATCGAAAATCAGGTTTTTAAGAAAATTATTGAAGTTGAAATAAGACTCCATCGAGAAGAAAACATTGAATTAGAAAAAAAAGAAGAAGAACTAAAAATGGAATATGAAAAAATTATTTCTGAATTTTCTTTTGAACTTGAAGGAAAAAAATTAACCTTATCAGAAATAGAATCAAAACTTGAAAATAAAGAAAGAGAAATAAGGGAAAAAGCCTTCTTTGAAATGCACTTTAATATCTATAAAAAAAGAGAAAAATTTAATAAATTAATGGATGAACTTGTAAAATTAAGAAATAAAAAGGCAATAAATGCAGATTTTAAAAATTATAGAGATATGTGCTGGATTCAGCTTTTGAGATTTGATTACAGACCAGAAGATACAGATGAATATAGAGAAGGTGTAAGAAAATATATAAAACCTATTTATGAAAACTACCTTGAAATTTTAAAAGAAAAACTAAAGTTAAAGGAAATAAAACCCTGGGATATTTTTGCTTCAATTTTTCAAAGGGATGAGATAAAATTATTTAAGGATGAAGAAGAACTTATTAAATTGGCTCTTAATGTCGCAGAGAGAATAGATCCTTTTTTTAAGGAAGTTATTGAAATTCTATATAAAAATAAAAGACTTGATTTAATGGCAAGGGAAAATAAAAGTCAAGGTGGTTATATGGTTTATATTCATGAGGATAAATTACCCTATATTTTTATGAATGCCTCAGGTAAAATTGATGATTTTATGACTTTTATGCATGAACTTGGACACTGTGTTAATTATATGCTATCAAGGGATATAGAAAATCCTTACATAAGAATGCCAGTATCGGAATTTGCAGAACTTATTTCAATAGCAATGGAATTCTTTACTCTTGAGGAACTCAAAAATATTATAGATGAAAACTTGTATAAAGATATTTTTACAAAATATTATTCATTAATTTTAAAAAGATTAACCCATATTGGTAAAATTGATGGTTTCCAGCATTTCTTATATTTAAATCCAGACCACTCTTGGGAAAAAAGAGAATCTTACTTTATTGAACTTGATAAAAAACTTTCTCCCTCAAATGTAAACTGGGATTCCATTGAATATTTAAAAAATGTAACATGGTATAAACAACTTCACATATTTTTATACCCTTTTTATTATATAGATTATGGAATTGCTTTGCTAAGTGCAATCAGGTTATGGAAAATTTACAGAGAAAACAAGAAAGATGCAATTACAAGATATAAAAGGGGAATGTCTCTTGGTGGAACAAAAACTTTAAAAGAACTTTTTGAAAGCACAGGAATTGAATTCTCTTTAAATGAAAGAAATATTCTTGAAGTATCTGAATATTTAAAAGAATTAATAGAGGAAATATTATAA
- the ruvA gene encoding Holliday junction branch migration protein RuvA, translating into MYYRIKGKLTLKRSFFCAIETGGIEYGITIPLKVMEKLPQEGSEVSLYILPIISEEKIELFGFLDEKQKNLFEKLISITGIGSKVALQILSHYDVDEFLEIIKRNEEKMISKIKGVGKKRASLILLEFKDYIFEGIKEGINIEEAISALTKLGLKRSEAKELVLKKLKEKKFEKTEDLIQEILKGE; encoded by the coding sequence ATGTATTACAGAATAAAAGGTAAACTTACCCTTAAAAGAAGTTTTTTCTGTGCAATTGAAACAGGTGGTATTGAATATGGAATAACTATTCCCCTTAAAGTAATGGAAAAATTGCCTCAGGAAGGAAGTGAAGTTTCTCTTTATATTTTACCAATAATTTCAGAAGAAAAAATTGAACTCTTTGGATTTTTAGATGAAAAACAAAAAAATCTTTTTGAAAAACTTATATCAATAACAGGGATAGGTTCAAAAGTTGCTCTTCAAATTCTTTCCCATTATGATGTGGATGAATTTCTTGAAATAATAAAGAGGAATGAGGAAAAAATGATTTCTAAAATAAAGGGGGTTGGGAAAAAAAGGGCAAGTTTAATCTTACTTGAATTTAAAGACTATATCTTTGAAGGGATTAAAGAAGGAATTAATATAGAAGAGGCAATCTCTGCACTAACAAAACTCGGGCTAAAAAGAAGTGAAGCAAAGGAACTCGTATTGAAAAAATTAAAGGAGAAAAAATTTGAAAAAACAGAAGACTTAATCCAAGAAATTTTAAAGGGGGAATGA
- a CDS encoding crossover junction endodeoxyribonuclease RuvC: protein MFKTCRNSIKGKRKKYFLGIDPGLKYTGIAIIDEYKNIIASSKINSEGIVKLGNKIEKILKKYKPELTAIEKVFTKNNPRDAIKLGEYKGVIIYLLEKNKLKYIETLSSNWKKAITGSGKAKNYQVEFMLKNLLKGNFKEKISEHEIDALSLAYFALSRCITE, encoded by the coding sequence ATTTTCAAAACTTGTAGGAACAGTATAAAGGGAAAAAGGAAAAAATATTTTTTAGGTATAGACCCGGGTCTTAAATATACTGGAATTGCTATAATTGATGAATATAAAAATATTATAGCTTCAAGCAAGATAAATTCTGAAGGAATTGTAAAACTGGGAAATAAAATTGAGAAAATTTTAAAAAAATATAAACCTGAATTAACTGCTATTGAAAAGGTATTTACAAAAAATAATCCAAGAGATGCAATAAAACTGGGAGAATATAAAGGTGTGATAATTTATTTACTCGAAAAAAATAAATTAAAATATATTGAAACCTTATCTTCAAACTGGAAAAAAGCAATAACAGGTTCTGGAAAAGCAAAAAATTATCAGGTTGAATTTATGCTAAAAAACCTTCTAAAGGGGAATTTTAAAGAAAAAATTTCAGAACATGAAATTGATGCCCTTTCCCTTGCTTATTTTGCTCTATCAAGATGTATTACAGAATAA
- a CDS encoding YebC/PmpR family DNA-binding transcriptional regulator: MAGHSKWAQIKHKKAKVDALRGKIFNKLIREIQVAAKLGGGDPENNPRLRLAIEKARDHNMPWDNIEKAIKRGTGEIEGVKYEEVYYEGYGPGGVAIFIKATTDNKNRTTSEIRHLFTKYGGNLGITGSVKWQFEEKGIIRIKKENIDEEKLIEIALEAGAEDVKTEEEYFEVYTSPSEFLNVKKILNEKGIETEGEVRLIPKNQVKVQGKDAEKLMGLLNSLEEHDDIQEVVANFEMSEEEFSKLVGTV; the protein is encoded by the coding sequence ATGGCTGGACACTCTAAATGGGCACAGATAAAACATAAAAAGGCAAAAGTTGATGCCCTAAGAGGAAAAATTTTTAATAAATTAATAAGAGAAATACAGGTTGCTGCAAAACTTGGAGGAGGAGATCCTGAAAATAATCCAAGGCTTAGACTTGCAATTGAAAAAGCAAGAGACCATAATATGCCCTGGGATAATATAGAAAAGGCAATAAAAAGAGGAACAGGTGAAATAGAAGGCGTAAAATATGAGGAAGTTTATTATGAAGGTTACGGTCCAGGTGGTGTTGCTATATTCATAAAAGCAACCACTGATAATAAAAATAGAACAACCTCAGAAATAAGGCACCTTTTTACAAAATACGGAGGAAACCTTGGAATAACAGGAAGTGTAAAGTGGCAATTTGAAGAAAAAGGAATTATACGCATCAAAAAGGAAAATATAGATGAGGAAAAACTTATTGAAATTGCCCTTGAAGCAGGAGCAGAGGATGTGAAAACAGAAGAAGAATATTTTGAAGTATACACATCACCTTCAGAATTTTTGAATGTAAAAAAAATTCTTAATGAAAAGGGAATAGAAACCGAAGGAGAAGTAAGGCTGATACCTAAAAACCAGGTAAAAGTTCAAGGAAAAGATGCAGAGAAACTTATGGGTCTTTTAAACTCCCTTGAAGAACACGATGATATTCAGGAGGTGGTTGCCAATTTTGAAATGTCTGAAGAAGAATTTTCAAAACTTGTAGGAACAGTATAA